The sequence TGTTGAAAATCGTTTGTTTAATCGTGTTCGTCACGATCTCATCGATTTATTTTTTACTGAACCATATCCTGGCCAGTATTTTTCTTCGGTTTAATCGACCCGTAATCAGCGGGATACTTTGGTTATCGGTCGGTACATTACTGTCGGCTGCTCTTTTCTATTGTATTGGCTGGTCGCTGGAACCGATATTGTTGTTGAACGGGCTCTATTTCCTGTTGATTTATGTAGGGCGCTTTTCCCGGTCGCTTTATACGTTCCGTTACAGGACCTCGATCTACCTGTTTCTGGCTGCTTTTGTGTGCGCCGTTACAACGGCCTATGTGGTTTATAAGCAGGAAATAAAGAAACAACTGGTTCACGAGCGTGAGTTTGCTTCGCAGTTATTGGCCGAAAATGACGAATTCGGTGAGTTTCTGATGAGTAAAGCGCAGGAGTCGATTACGACCGATGTGGATATTGCCCGCTCATTACGGAAAGATACGCTTCTGGTGAGAGAACGTATTCAGCAACGGATAAAAAGTGTTCATCTAGATAAGTACTTCGACAAATACGACATTGATGTATCGTCGTTTCGGGCCGATGGTCAGCCGCTCGATATCAGCCCCGATGCCAGTGAATTATCGACATTGACCGCCCGATACCGCCGACCGATGTATAAAACACAATACCCTGGGGTGTATTTCGTCAATGAAGTCGGTAATCAGTTTATCAAGCAGTATGTCTGCTTTATTCCTATCCGGTTGGCAAATGCAGGAACGGTAACAGTTTCTGATACAATCGGCTATGTTGTACTGGATCTGAAACTGCGTAATGAGAGGCCCAAAAGCGTTTATCCGGCACTGCTGGTCGATACTAAATTCATGCAGAGCCCAGATACACAGGAATACAGCTATGCTATTTTTAAGGGTCAGCCTAACAACGATACGACCTACCATCGAATCCTGTACGGAGACGGTAGTTATAATTATGATCGTAAGATGCCACCTGCGCTGCTGGCCGATTCGACGCTGTATAGTACAGGATTAATTGCCAATGGGTATCAACATGTTGGCCAGCGTGGGCAGGATGGCCGCATCGTGGTTGTGTCGTCGGCGGAGTACCCCTTTCAGAATATTTTCTCCAATTTTTCATTTTTATACCTGCTGCTTGTCCTGACGGTACTTATCGTCGTTATTATCTACGCGATTCATTACGGATTTTCGCAGTTCAGCATTAACTATTCAACGAGGATTCAGATTCTGTTGAACGTCGCCTTTTTCCTGCCATTGCTTCTGGTGATCGTCATTATTCTGAGTGTGATAAGTTCAAACTACATTACAAACCAGGAGAATACATACATCAGCAATACGCGGAATATTGCCTCTAATTTCGTGACGTACCTCGATGAATACCTTCAGGGAAGGCGTAGTAAAGCGTCAATGGAGGAGGAGTTGCATAAAATTGCCCGTGATGCCGATATCGACATTAACCTGTTCGATACAGAAGGGCGACTAAGTACATCCACGCGTCCACTGATGTATGAGAGCGGACACCTTTCCAAGCGCATCAATCCGGAGGCTTACATCCATGTTATTGAAGAAAAAGAAAATCAGAAGCTACTCAACGAATCGCTGGGCAGTAAACAATACCGAACGGCCTATGCTGGTATCAAGTCCTACGATGGCCGATTACTGGGTGTGTTAAGTATTCCTTATTTCTATGCTCGTCCTGAACTCGACCGCCAGATTATTGAAGTGATCTCTTCGGCCCTGAGCATCTTTACGGGTTTATTTCTGTTCTTCCTGATCCTCTCTTATTTCGCATCGAATGTGCTGACCAAACCCCTGAAGTTGCTGACGCAAAAGATTCGGAAAACGAATCTTGATAAGCCGAATGAACCGCTTCCATGGCGTTCTGACGATGAAATTGGGTTACTGATACGCGAGTATAACCGAATGCTGGTAAAGCTGGAGGAGAGTAAACAGGCGCTGGCACAGAACGAAAAACAATCGGCCTGGCGTGAAATGGCAAAGCAGGTGGCGCACGAAATCAAGAACCCGCTCACACCAATGAAACTGACACTGCAACACTTGCAGCGAACGTTCCCGAATGTGAACGGAGCCGACGGTTCTCCGGCTGGCCCGAATGATCCGGCCATGCGCCGGGTGATTCAGCGAACCTTTGATTCGTTACTCGATCAGATTGACAATCTCAGTGATATTGCTACGTCATTCTCCGACTTTGCCAAGATGCCACTGCCTAAAAATGAGGTATTTGAAGTCACCGGCGTTATCAATAAAGCCGCGGATCTCTATGCCGATGATGAACGAATCAGTTTATTACGGCAGATTGCGCCCGGCCCGGTCATGGTTGTTGGTGATCGTCAGCTGATTGGCCGTATCCTGACAAACCTGATCATTAACGGAATTCAGTCGGTTCCTGCCGACCGAAAACCCGTGCTTAGTCTGCGTCTCTATACCAATGACGATGATGTTCAGATTGAAGTGCATGACAATGGAGCAGGTATTCCGGAGGCTATTCGCAAGAAAGTTTTTCTGCCGAATTTTAGTACCAAGCGGGGCGGCTCGGGTTTAGGGCTGGCTATTGCCAAGCGTGGCGTCGAACATGCGGGCGGCTCGATCTGGTTCGAAACAACGGAAGGTGTTGGCACGTCGTTCTTTCTGTCGTTGCCACTGGATAGCAAACCCGCTACTGAACCGGCAAACCAGTCGGTGCTTAAGTAATAGCGATTTGGATTATTGGGTAGACCTTAAAACAAGGCAGCCGATCGGGAATCCCAATCGGCTGCAACTCGTAGTCTCAAACATCACTCAAAATAGATCGTTCACTGGCTAATCACCATCAATTGTCACATGTTTCCAGTTTTCGCCCGACCGAATTCGATTCAATTGTGTATGGGTGATGCCAAATTGCTTGGCAATCATCTTAAGTCGATTTTTATCATTTCTGAGCAGCTTCTTTATAATTTTAACCTTGCTTTCGGTTAATTTATAATTGCGGGTTGGGCGAGGTGCCGGGCGATTTTTGAGACTCGGATTGTTCCGGTTATGCTCAATCATCTCGTTTTTAGTAACCCACTTCAGATTCTGATAGTAGTTATTTTGCTTGTCATGGTCGAGATGGATCACGAAGGTTTGATCGGGATGTTCGCGGGTGATGAACTGCTCGGCCACCAGCTTATGAACATATCGGTTCAGAGTTTTTCCAGCCGAACGTATGTTTAGCGATCGATACCCCTGAATGACAGAGCCTTTGATAATGGTTCCAGTTGTAGTAGTTGTCGGGTTGGCAGGGCGTGTTGTAGTCTGAAAACTACGCAGTCGTCCATAATTTGAAACGTCATAGCGAGGCTGGTTTTCAATACCATCGAACACTATGGGCACCCACTTTTCGTTCCAGAAACTTTGATACTTCTTCTCAATCATTGCCAGTGGTTATTATGTGCCTGTTAGCTATTTATAGATTTGTTTCGCTGATAAAGGCTTGTTTGTTTAACTATTCTTTAACAAAGATAAAACAAGATAGTTGCTAAAATAAATTAAAAATTCTGATTCTCAGTGATTTCTGATTATAAGGGCAAAGAAATACATACGACAATAAACAATAGAAGGATTTATATACTTAAATAGTAGAAAGAATCTAAATAAGCAGACGCACCTAAGTTGAACTACGCGGTAACCAGAAAGGTTTTAAAACAAAAAGTGCTGACTGAAAAGCTGGCGCAAAAGAGAGGAAATGAATACTGAATCAAAAAAAACAGTAGTTATTGGCGCTTCTGAAAATCCCGGACGATACGCAAATCGGGCTGCTCATAGTTTAGTACGACACGGCCACGAAATTGAATTAGTTGGATTAAGGCCGGGCCAGATTGAAGGGCGCCCTATTCAGACGGGACAACCGACGCTAACCGATATCGATACAGTTACCTTGTATGTTGGGCCACGGAATCAATCTGACCTGTACAATTATATCAAAGGGCTGAAGCCGAAGCGAGTGATTTTTAATCCAGGAACCGAAAATCCGGATTTTGAACGGCAATTACAGGCCGAAGGTATTGAACCCATTGAAGCCTGTACACTAGTGATGTTATCGATCGGAACCTACTAAAAAGGATTGACCGGCTTACAGGTCAATCCTTTTTACCATTTTATCAAAGCCGATGCCCAGGTAAAGC comes from Spirosoma aureum and encodes:
- a CDS encoding HNH endonuclease: MIEKKYQSFWNEKWVPIVFDGIENQPRYDVSNYGRLRSFQTTTRPANPTTTTTGTIIKGSVIQGYRSLNIRSAGKTLNRYVHKLVAEQFITREHPDQTFVIHLDHDKQNNYYQNLKWVTKNEMIEHNRNNPSLKNRPAPRPTRNYKLTESKVKIIKKLLRNDKNRLKMIAKQFGITHTQLNRIRSGENWKHVTIDGD
- a CDS encoding sensor histidine kinase produces the protein MKRIEQHIFLVLAILAVSLSVLCYWILEQNAPGATDEQYMTAVQQRVKEEMRVSTDELDQVAEKVRQTPNATFASMSQPTQYPYFIFRRKSGQRSEPKLLFWSDYRFIPDYSRIASVTFPTLINFDEGTYIVSRRRVRSGADSLDVFSLVNIFRQYRNNNTYLESGYNPALFAIDPEAITNDRTNVYHAIYDNTPVYLFSVVPPKVDVYRNHSTPVNTVILATLGVVFLGLYVLQALARFKRSRRYELGFAWLALYLVVLRAVMLYFGVPFLFFESDLFNAKFYASSILVPSLGDLLLNAVVILILSYYWVGHYYHSWSYAKLIHLPSGTKKIISIACVVLSYLAFSSCYDELNNIYEKSQFTLDITLNIRFSLLKIVCLIVFVTISSIYFLLNHILASIFLRFNRPVISGILWLSVGTLLSAALFYCIGWSLEPILLLNGLYFLLIYVGRFSRSLYTFRYRTSIYLFLAAFVCAVTTAYVVYKQEIKKQLVHEREFASQLLAENDEFGEFLMSKAQESITTDVDIARSLRKDTLLVRERIQQRIKSVHLDKYFDKYDIDVSSFRADGQPLDISPDASELSTLTARYRRPMYKTQYPGVYFVNEVGNQFIKQYVCFIPIRLANAGTVTVSDTIGYVVLDLKLRNERPKSVYPALLVDTKFMQSPDTQEYSYAIFKGQPNNDTTYHRILYGDGSYNYDRKMPPALLADSTLYSTGLIANGYQHVGQRGQDGRIVVVSSAEYPFQNIFSNFSFLYLLLVLTVLIVVIIYAIHYGFSQFSINYSTRIQILLNVAFFLPLLLVIVIILSVISSNYITNQENTYISNTRNIASNFVTYLDEYLQGRRSKASMEEELHKIARDADIDINLFDTEGRLSTSTRPLMYESGHLSKRINPEAYIHVIEEKENQKLLNESLGSKQYRTAYAGIKSYDGRLLGVLSIPYFYARPELDRQIIEVISSALSIFTGLFLFFLILSYFASNVLTKPLKLLTQKIRKTNLDKPNEPLPWRSDDEIGLLIREYNRMLVKLEESKQALAQNEKQSAWREMAKQVAHEIKNPLTPMKLTLQHLQRTFPNVNGADGSPAGPNDPAMRRVIQRTFDSLLDQIDNLSDIATSFSDFAKMPLPKNEVFEVTGVINKAADLYADDERISLLRQIAPGPVMVVGDRQLIGRILTNLIINGIQSVPADRKPVLSLRLYTNDDDVQIEVHDNGAGIPEAIRKKVFLPNFSTKRGGSGLGLAIAKRGVEHAGGSIWFETTEGVGTSFFLSLPLDSKPATEPANQSVLK
- a CDS encoding CoA-binding protein, giving the protein MNTESKKTVVIGASENPGRYANRAAHSLVRHGHEIELVGLRPGQIEGRPIQTGQPTLTDIDTVTLYVGPRNQSDLYNYIKGLKPKRVIFNPGTENPDFERQLQAEGIEPIEACTLVMLSIGTY